The Lactuca sativa cultivar Salinas chromosome 2, Lsat_Salinas_v11, whole genome shotgun sequence genome includes a window with the following:
- the LOC111886627 gene encoding putative F-box protein PP2-B12, whose protein sequence is MEDFFERLPEGFVAEALALTSPRDVSRLSSVNSVFRSAAQWDSVWESFTPPEHLPETADGGSVASKKEIYLRLCDHPVIVDEGNKSFWLDKSSGKKCYMLAARQLSIASSDSPNCWIWTPTTESRFREVAELISVSLLEIIGKIDTSIFSPDTTYVALLVFKTTSKAYGFEYQPVEVCIGFHGDRSQTRMVYLDPEAGRRRGLRSRRGIGMFSKGGFANWDVPSPSKENGPKQREDGWFEIEIGEYFNGGGDAAELELSVAEVNGGNWKTGLVIQGIEFRPKNCK, encoded by the exons ATGGAGGATTTCTTCGAGAGGTTGCCGGAAGGATTCGTAGCTGAAGCATTGGCACTCACCAGCCCTCGAGATGTTTCCCGGTTGTCCTCCGTCAATTCCGTTTTCCGTTCGGCGGCACAGTGGGACAGCGTTTGGGAGAGTTTCACGCCGCCGGAGCACCTGCCGGAGACGGCGGACGGTGGTTCAGTCGCATCGAAGAAGGAGATTTATCTGCGTCTCTGCGATCATCCAGTCATCGTAGACGAAGGAAACAAA AGTTTCTGGTTGGATAAAAGTAGCGGGAAGAAATGTTACATGTTAGCTGCGAGACAATTATCAATCGCTTCTTCCGATTCCCCAAATTGTTGGATATGGACGCCAACAACagaatcaag ATTCAGAGAGGTAGCAGAACTGATCAGTGTGAGTTTGCTTGAAATCATCGGCAAAATCGATACTTCAATCTTCTCCCCGGATACCACTTACGTTGCTCTTCTTGTGttcaaaacaacatcgaaagcTTATGGGTTTGAGTACCAACCGGTGGAGGTCTGTATTGGTTTTCACGGCGACCGGAGTCAAACCCGGATGGTGTATCTCGACCCTGAAGCAGGGCGGAGACGAGGACTCCGATCAAGGAGAGGGATTGGGATGTTTAGCAAAGGAGGATTTGCGAATTGGGATGTGCCTTCGCCTTCTAAAGAGAATGGCCCGAAACAAAGAGAAGATggttggtttgagattgagatcGGAGAGTACTTTAATGGCGGTGGTGATGCGGCGGAACTGGAGTTGAGTGTGGCGGAGGTGAACGGAGGGAATTGGAAGACTGGGCTTGTTATTCAAGGTATCGAGTTCAGGCCAAAGAACTGTAAATAA